One Candida dubliniensis CD36 chromosome 1, complete sequence genomic region harbors:
- a CDS encoding tRNA-specific adenosine deaminase 3, putative (Similar to C. albicans TAD3;~Similar to S. cerevisiae TAD3), with protein sequence MSNIKSHVDLESGILYGALLQIRNKNDCLSVKPDLVQVWVGKVNPRQGKLLMSFIKTFFSLEDVKTPYLNHLKRIRKVDNYLEVIVYPYESDQQYDSIMELSSNFSEEFSIDNLEVKEVPQNAPPTKELTQQWTNEYWPIIWKGNPNHQFLNSVEIDIQEEKQMINTLLDSLADAALSSRDSTFNFSGTAIASKVGDRIEIHTICIASDINHNPQEHSVMQAISKIAEKEVMNRKSNQNERGYLCNDMIVYTTHEPCVMCAMALVHSRIGRIIYLKPEKSSGGLESHYQLGDRDGLNWKFEIWRWLGVDEITRLDGINENRYACIDY encoded by the coding sequence ATGTCTAATATAAAAAGTCATGTTGATTTAGAACTGGGTATACTATACGGTGCACTTTTACAAATTcgaaataaaaatgattgtCTTTCCGTTAAACCTGATCTTGTGCAAGTATGGGTAGGCAAAGTAAATCCTAGACAAGGAAAACTTTTGATGTCGTTTATAAAGACATTTTTCAGTTTAGAAGATGTAAAAACTCCTTATCTCAATCATCTAAAACGAATAAGAAAAGTTGACAATTATTTAGAGGTAATAGTTTATCCGTACGAGTCCGATCAGCAGTATGATAGTATTATGGAGTTATCCCTGAACTTTTCTGAAGAGTTTAGCATTGATAATTTGGAGGTAAAAGAAGTCCCACAAAATGCACCTCCTACCAAGGAACTTACTCAACAGTGGACTAATGAGTACTGGCCAATAATATGGAAGGGAAATCCGAACCACCAGTTCTTGAACTCGGTGGAAATTGACATCCAAGAAGAGAAGCAAATGATAAATACGCTTTTGGATTCTTTGGCAGATGCAGCTCTATCATCACGAGACTCTACGTTTAATTTTCTGGGAACGGCAATAGCTTCTAAAGTGGGAgatagaattgaaattcatACTATTTGTATTGCTTCTGATATAAACCATAATCCACAGGAGCACAGTGTTATGCAGGCTATTTCAAAGATTGCTGAAAAGGAAGTCATGAATAGAAAAAGCAATCAAAATGAGCGAGGATACCTTTGTAATGATATGATTGTATATACAACCCATGAACCCTGCGTAATGTGCGCTATGGCTCTAGTTCACTCAAGAATTGGACGGATCATATATTTGAAACCAGAAAAAAGCTCAGGTGGATTGGAATCACATTATCAGCTCGGCGATCGAGATGGGttaaattggaaattcGAAATATGGAGGTGGTTAGGGGTAGATGAAATCACACGGTTAGATGgtataaatgaaaatagaTATGCATGTATAGACTACTAA
- a CDS encoding conserved hypothetical protein (spliced gene), with protein MDFNVHAFRSCKRKKKKYTSTRLFLLFTLLLLLSSTSSPNILKEYLITRSEIRDHVSLDTFKKEFPSNVPNELIEQIYKELEHQQQRRFSKIKQNIESNFNIPVSNLVSEISANSGTVKKSILLNLTKELELLMSKLATQELELDKSIKQKIKDLNSLISLLPSIQLAEEQDSDEIVEDALEKISVISSILSLNQSLN; from the exons ATGGATTTTAATGTGCATGCTTTTCGCTCttgcaaaagaaaaaaaaaaaaatacacaCTGACAcgactttttcttttgtttacattattattattattatccaG CACCTCCTCACCtaatattttaaaagaatatttaatCACAAGGCTGGAGATTAGAGACCATGTGTCACTAGATACTTTTAAGAAAGAATTTCCTTCAAATGTTccaaatgaattaatagaacaaatttataaagaattggaacaccaacaacaaagaagatTCTCCAAAATAAAGCAAAATATagaatcaaatttcaaCATCCCTGTTTCCAACTTGGTATCAGAAATATCTGCTAATTCTGGAACAGTGAAGAAGTCCATTTTACTCAATTTAACTAAAGAGTTGGAACTCTTAATGTCAAAACTTGCAACCCAGGAGTTGGAATTGGACAAGAgcattaaacaaaaaattaaggatttaaattctttgatttctttgCTCCCTTCAATTCAGTTGGCAGAAGAACAGGATTCTGACGAGATTGTGGAAGATGCACTTGAGAAAATTAGCGTTATCTCCAGTATTCTAAGCTTAAATCAATCACTTAATTAG
- a CDS encoding SNF5 homologue 1, putative (Similar to C. albicans SFH1;~Similar to S. cerevisiae SFH1;~Similar to S. pombe SFH1) — protein MTSYQELTADIQGLATSFPKRLANDSDNSLLINVAPTGRQAKRHIQQINYSEEFADELDFDDVPSSTPGTRNLNENKAQIEAQRYSLAKNTPTPKRILETPVLSELVDKPVVLIPIKIMIENLNTNQKLIDSFMWNLNESLITPTEFAEIVCNDLDLPLTMVAQIADSINQQIEEYSYASNLQLPDKGPYNVTIDLSVNLNKQLYQDRFEWDMNQNEVTPEIFAEIVVADLGLPLEFKNAISHALHEIIIRVKKEVIDGTFNNEIHNLHLVKGIMFEQGIRIFTENSIQNGNDRWEPLVEVLTSSEIERRENERVRNLRRLKRENLRRDYDDHSRRRQAGKRRYDELEGAWV, from the coding sequence ATGACATCGTATCAAGAATTGACAGCAGACATACAAGGTCTTGCAACTAGTTTCCCTAAAAGATTGGCTAATGATTCTGACAATTCATTACTTATTAATGTTGCACCAACAGGTCGACAAGCCAAGAGACATATCCAACAGATTAATTACTCCGAGGAGTTTGCAGATGAActtgattttgatgatgtCCCATCTTCAACACCTGGTACTCGAaatttgaatgaaaataaGGCACAAATAGAAGCACAAAGATATTCTCTTGCAAAAAACACACCAACGCCCAAGAGAATATTGGAAACCCCAGTGTTATCTGAATTAGTTGATAAACCAGTGGTGCTTATTCCTATCAAAATTatgattgaaaatttgaacacaaatcaaaaattgattgattcgTTTATGTGGAACTTGAATGAAAGCTTGATTACACCGACAGAGTTTGCGGAGATAGTTTGCAATGATTTAGATTTACCATTGACCATGGTTGCACAAATAGCTGACTCTATTAACCAGCAGATTGAAGAGTATTCCTATGCATCTAACTTGCAACTACCAGACAAGGGTCCCTATAATGTTACGATCGATTTATCAGTAAActtaaataaacaattataCCAAGATAGATTTGAATGGGATATGAACCAAAATGAAGTCACACCAGAGATTTTTGCTGAAATAGTTGTTGCTGATTTGGGATTACCGTTAGAATTCAAGAATGCCATATCTCATGCATTGCACGAAATAATCATCAGAgtgaaaaaagaagttaTTGATGGTACTTTCAACAATGAAATACATAACTTGCATCTAGTTAAAGGAATAATGTTTGAACAAGGAATTAGGATTTTCACTGAAAACAGTATTCAAAACGGAAATGATCGTTGGGAGCCTTTGGTAGAAGTGTTGACTTCTAGTGAAATCGAACGAAGAGAAAACGAAAGGGTCAGAAATTTGAGAAGATTAAAGAGAGAGAATTTGAGAAGAGATTACGATGATCATAGCAGAAGAAGGCAAGCGGGGAAAAGAAGGTACGATGAGTTAGAAGGAGCCTGGgtataa
- a CDS encoding multifunctional BUL-family protein member, putative (Similar to C. albicans BUL5), translated as MCDPKNSENHISSVDDTIGTILPSYSMFTSTIGMNVNVPEDNHRRYTHTEPPSYNQEDSHTVESSSVSVSQASSGFHNLSLGSSRTSANDSLPVIDENGSFIIADENTWHWRETILDNVHRLPNLTFQSHKISEAVKLEVHFTKDICELGKKPELIDPSIYEYKQGDLLNGYILIKNTSEKPIPFEMFYLLFEGNFMVANPLDSKDMVPFKIRKFLEMFDFSGSWNEGNISRLATEEMNPYVYQNIIDPIDGSALCFKKEKIIFPGITYKRFFTFRIPNNLLDSECNDHALSKHVELPPTMGLSRWETAHFPEREASKIKDFTLLNTSVSYGVMARFIGRKSTWEVDFGKIDTPSTNTRIVNSQGDEYIILKELTNYFRVVKKTPIPTDNERLMKLLENKLMYNNLISRIKEKIDAGKRLIESIESSNFTGSIDIGKELTQTELELAKCKSFYKPDSIRDTKLNPNKIEHYETFLPLVRKSLTGNKPLGTLRVSTPKKEYCVSYIPPLRFRQQNLENLVESWKFDIPVDMSIAYSSLNTKPTHLPNIVDVKAELVVLTIRSDSTPIPIEFNHDLIFNKQCNGRFIDCDTFNENIVKPFRRYSTDLYKIYKRLGSENFKIEQSLVDDLKSICKMEHKTFNLHVKDIKINEKPVSKGLTKWSIDENGAKSSFTVGVNLENLELKGDKNPNKSQKSYDNFTLVPDFQSCLMCRLYHLKLTMVLSNDRYVNIKVPVRVQKVV; from the coding sequence ATGTGTGATCCTAAGAATTCCGAAAATCACATTTCATCAGTTGACGATACGATAGGTACCATTCTTCCTTCGTATTCCATGTTCACATCTACAATTGGTATGAATGTAAATGTCCCTGAAGATAATCATCGGAGATACACTCACACAGAACCTCCTTCCTACAATCAAGAAGATTCACACACAGTTGAATCTAGTTCCGTTTCGGTGTCACAAGCTTCTAGTGGGTTTCACAATTTGTCTCTTGGGTCATCGAGAACATCCGCCAATGACTCATTGCCAGTTATAGATGAAAATGgatcatttattattgctGATGAAAACACTTGGCATTGGCGAGAAACGATATTAGATAATGTTCATCGTTTACCCAACTTGACTTTCCAATCTCATAAAATTTCTGAGGCAGTTAAACTTGAAGTTCATTTCACCAAAGATATTTGTGAACTTGGGAAGAAACCCGAATTGATTGATCCATCTATATACGAGTATAAACAAGGTGATTTATTGAATGGATACATTCTCATTAAAAACACGTCTGAAAAGCCTATTCCATTTGAAATGTTCTATTTGTTGTTCGAAGGTAACTTTATGGTTGCAAACCCATTGGATTCTAAAGATATGGTACCATTCAAGATTCGCAAGTTTCTAGAaatgtttgatttttcagGAAGTTGGAACGAAGGAAATATCAGCAGGCTAGCCACCGAGGAGATGAATCCATATGtatatcaaaatattattgatcCCATCGATGGATCAGCATTGtgttttaaaaaagaaaagattaTATTCCCCGGGATAACCTACAAAAGGTTTTTCACTTTCAGAATACCAAACAACTTGTTGGATTCCGAGTGTAATGATCATGCATTGTCCAAACATGTCGAGTTACCTCCTACCATGGGATTGTCGAGATGGGAGACTGCCCATTTCCCTGAAAGAGAAGCCAGCAAAATCAAAGATTTTACTTTGTTAAACACTTCCGTTAGTTACGGTGTAATGGCAAGATTTATTGGTAGGAAATCTACTTGGGAAGTCGATTTTGGTAAGATTGATACTCCTTCCACCAACACCAGAATAGTTAACTCCCAAGGGGatgaatatattattttgaaagaattgacCAATTATTTCCGTGTGGTGAAAAAGACCCCAATACCAACCGATAATGAAagattgatgaaattgttggaGAATAAATTGATGTATAACAACTTGATTCTGAGAATTAAAGAGAAAATTGATGCAGGCAAAAGATTGATTGAGTCTATTGAAAGCTCCAATTTTACTGGAAGTATTGATATTGGCAAAGAGTTGACCCAAACAGAACTAGAATTGGCAAAATGTAAACTGTTTTACAAACCAGACAGCATCCGTGACACCAAATTGAACCCAAATAAAATAGAGCATTACGAGACTTTTTTGCCATTAGTTAGAAAGTCATTAACAGGAAATAAACCTTTGGGTACTTTGAGAGTTTCAACACCTAAAAAGGAGTATTGTGTGTCGTATATTCCACCTCTTAGATTTAGACAACAAAACTTAGAGAACCTTGTGGAGTCTTGGAAATTCGATATTCCGGTAGACATGTCGATTGCTTATTCGTCGCTAAACACCAAACCTACTCACCTTCCAAATATTGTGGATGTCAAAGCTGAGTTGGTTGTCTTGACCATAAGATCTGATTCCACACCTATACCAATTGAATTCAACcatgatttaattttcaacaaacaatGCAACGGTCGATTTATCGATTGCGATACTTTTAACGAGAACATTGTTAAACCGTTTAGAAGATACTCCACCGATTTGTataaaatttacaaaagaCTCGGATCAgagaatttcaaaatcGAACAAAGTTtagttgatgatttgaaatcCATTTGTAAGATGGAGCACAAAACGTTTAATTTACATGTAAAGGATATAAAAATTAACGAGAAACCTGTCAGTAAAGGTTTGACCAAATGGTCAATAGACGAAAATGGCGCAAAGTCTTCATTTACAGTTGGCGTCAATTTGGAAAACTTGGAATTGAAAGGTGACAAGAACCCAAATAAATCACAAAAGTCTTATGATAATTTCACTCTAGTTCCTGATTTTCAATCATGTCTTATGTGCAGATTAtatcatttgaaattgactATGGTATTATCTAATGATCGTTATGTCAACATCAAGGTTCCTGTGAGAGTTCAAAAAGTTGTCTAA
- a CDS encoding oxysterol-binding protein, putative (Similar to C. albicans OSH2;~Similar to S. cerevisiae OSH2), with the protein MSDSPQLSASLLRLKLLDALRNGDINKIDTIVDELTSCKPTLQTQEIVQLKETILHYAVQVASLATIQHLVSNSEKYSLDINAQDTQGNTPLHLAASSSRLDVVKYLLSLPTINDTIVNLDKKQPVEVCKDTNIAQLMQFERAKFVEKAATNLRVYFSNRDFENLEKLLIANPRACELLDINGTEPQTGNTVLHEFIKKDDLAMCDWILKHGGDPFKRDKHGKLPIDLVNSKNEALKKLIKAASKDQTIMDPVTATNNAIKAGGAPVYKGYLRKWTNFASGYKLRYFVLDHNGILSYYTNQDDTNNSCRGSLNLGYATLHLDSSEKLKFEIYGKNGLRWHLKANHPIETNRWVWTLQNAITIAKDNIKKRNLNGERRSTPSPATIESAATNETNTQPEHGNEPEKKRHRLRIPGRKKHKRISSSSSFESGDESAGELSRSSTFKNNLKDITEGSTLTGISSTQGKPFELSSQRKISNEDQYSYQETDNENFDYDINDYDADDYDSETEASVDIDQLNDLIATTRRSLQVELTSLLELMKSLENDQLSSNDDAKVAEICTIGGNTIRGINDLMTKYDINLDAKYGKLKKNLDRQLEINALWERSIRQLENEIAEKDSKLAHLKDQRKQLKKLFTTSGTSMTKSAGTISPAPSSKHSSNEEKQVENKRALMEALNEEPDETQIEEVVEKLDKLSNVNERQVVVEEAQQMPGALPDEVIEKYLGEDSDEDDEFFDADEFDEDILERAELGGVAAALGAAQEKAEPISDELPVSGEAKEEAPLAVSKEDEKTPSIVINEKDTSSLKMDEEPSITPTAIEKNEVGGLELDEKSIAPSDVTKVEETENVEEEVSPLAIAESKPMGPVEPQVPGDEGLAESQKRVNHLLQEEGSFLGYENPPRKKLSMDEDNRPKVGLWGILKSMVGKDMTRMTLPVSFNEPTSLLQRLAEDIEYNSLLNTAAGYDDSTLRLIYVATFAATEYSSTIDRIAKPFNPLLGETFEYSRPDQNFRLFVEQVSHHPPISACRAESPKWDYYGENAVDSKFYGRSFDFKHLGKMFCVVRPDKGVINKNGEWVEEELYSWKKVNTAVVGIMLGNPTVDNYGKMVVENHTTGDIITVDMKQRGWRASSAYQLSGHALDKDGVAQWAMGGHWNSKIFAKKIVNGNIHEGQSGNRKMSLLDDPNARAGISTTVSNDPYSGSKFLVWQVAPRPKVPFNLTAFAVTLNGLDDNLKAWLAPTDTRLRPDQRDMEEGLYDRAADEKHRVEVKQRQARKRREDNKESYVPNWFVKRKHPVTGDMFWEYNGKYWPRRKAQDLANTGDIF; encoded by the coding sequence ATGAGTGATTCTCCCCAACTAAGTGCTTCCTTACTTAGATTGAAATTACTTGATGCCTTAAGGAACGgtgatattaataaaatcgACACTAtagttgatgaattgaCTTCCTGCAAACCAACATTACAAACACaagaaattgttcaattgaaagaaacTATATTGCACTATGCTGTACAAGTGGCATCCTTAGCCACTATTCAGCACCTCGTGAGTAATTCTGAAAAGTATTCTTTAGATATCAACGCTCAAGATACACAGGGTAACACTCCATTGCATTTAGCGGCGTCGTCTTCCCGGTTAGATGTTGTAAAATatttgttgctgttgccTACGATCAATGATACAATTGTCAACTTGGATAAGAAACAGCCAGTAGAAGTTTGCAAAGATACAAATATTGCCCAATTAATGCAGTTTGAAAGGGCAAAGTTTGTCGAGAAGGCAGCTACCAACTTGCGAGTTTATTTCAGTAATAGAGATTTTGAGAACTTGGAAAAGCTTTTAATAGCTAACCCTAGAGCTTGCGAATTGTTAGATATAAATGGGACTGAGCCACAAACTGGTAATACCGTTTTACATGAGTTTATCAAGAAAGATGACTTGGCTATGTGCGACTGGATATTGAAACATGGAGGTGATCCTTTTAAGAGAGACAAGCATGGGAAATTGCCTATTGATTTGGTGAACTCCAAGAATGAAGCCCtcaaaaaattaatcaagGCTGCATCGAAAGACCAAACTATCATGGACCCTGTTACTGCAACCAATAACGCTATAAAAGCTGGTGGTGCACCTGTCTATAAAGGCTACTTGCGCAAATGGACCAATTTTGCATCAGGATACAAATTAAGATACTTTGTTCTAGACCATAATGGAATTTTATCGTATTACACCAATCAAGACGATACCAACAATTCCTGCCGTGGGTCACTTAACCTTGGATATGCCACTTTGCATTTGGATTCCTcggaaaaattgaaatttgaaatctaCGGGAAAAACGGATTGAGATGGCATCTTAAAGCAAATCATCCCATTGAGACAAATAGATGGGTATGGACATTGCAAAATGCTATCACCATAGCCAAAGATAACATTAAAAAGAGAAATCTTAATGGTGAACGTAGAAGTACTCCTTCGCCAGCAACAATCGAGCTGGCGGCaacaaatgaaacaaataCTCAACCTGAACACGGTAATGAGCCAGAGAAAAAACGGCACCGTCTCAGAATTCCTGGTAGAAAAAAGCATAAACGTATTTCTAGTCTGTCATCTTTTGAATCTGGGGATGAATCAGCTGGTGAATTATCTCGCTCATCTACCTTTAAGaacaatttgaaagatATCACAGAAGGATCAACGTTGACTGGCATTTCATCTACCCAAGGCAAACCATTTGAGTTACTGTCACAGCGTAAAATTAGCAACGAGGATCAATATAGTTATCAAGAGACTGACAACgaaaattttgattatgatattaatgattatgatgCAGACGATTATGACAGTGAAACTGAAGCTAgtgttgatattgatcaattaaatgatttaattgcCACTACCAGAAGATCTTTGCAAGTTGAATTAACATCATTATTAGAGTTGATGAAAAGTTTGGAAAATGACCAATTATCATCCAACGACGACGCTAAAGTGGCTGAAATATGTACTATTGGTGGAAACACGATCAGAGGCATTAATGACTTGATGACAAAGTATGATATCAATTTGGATGCCAAGTAtggaaaattgaaaaaaaatttagacCGACAATTAGAAATAAATGCTTTATGGGAACGATCAATACGCCAGttagaaaatgaaattgccGAAAAGGATTCGAAATTGGCACATTTAAAGGATCAAAGGAAgcaattaaagaaattatttacTACTTCTGGTACTTCTATGACAAAATCTGCAGGTACTATATCTCCGGCTCCTTCCAGTAAGCATCTGAGTAATGAAGAAAAGCAAGTAGAAAACAAACGGGCATTGATGGAAGCTTTGAATGAAGAACCAGATGAAACACAAATTGAGGAAGTTGTTGAGAAGTTAGACAAGTTGCTGAATGTCAATGAAAGGcaagtagtagtagaagAAGCACAACAAATGCCTGGTGCACTTCCCGATGAAGTTATTGAAAAGTATTTGGGTGAAGACtctgatgaagatgacgaGTTTTTTGATGCAGATGAATTTGACGAAGATATCTTGGAACGTGCTGAATTAGGTGGGGTAGCTGCTGCTTTGGGTGCAGCTCAAGAAAAAGCAGAGCCCATTTCAGATGAATTGCCTGTTAGTGGAGAAGCAAAAGAGGAAGCTCCTTTGGCAGTGAGTAAGGAAGATGAAAAGACACCGTCAATTGTCATAAATGAGAAAGATACAAGCTCTTTGAAGATGGATGAAGAACCATCTATAACTCCAACAGCGATTGAGAAGAACGAGGTTGGAGGTTTGGAATTGGACGAAAAACTGATTGCTCCTTCAGATGTAACAAAAGTTGAGGAAACAGAGAATGTTGAAGAGGAAGTATCCCCATTGGCAATTGCTGAACTGAAACCAATGGGTCCAGTTGAGCCACAAGTACCAGGAGACGAAGGTCTTGCTGAACTGCAAAAAAGGGTAAATCATTTGCTCCAGGAAGAAGGTTCGTTCCTTGGTTATGAAAACCCaccaagaaagaaattatcaatGGATGAGGATAATAGACCGAAAGTGGGGTTATGGggaattttgaaatcaatggTAGGTAAAGATATGACGAGAATGACACTTCCGGTATCATTTAACGAACCTACGTCTTTGTTACAAAGGTTGGCAGAAGATATTGAATACAACTCATTATTAAACACAGCTGCAGGGTATGATGATTCAACTTTGAGATTAATATATGTTGCCACTTTTGCTGCAACAGAGTATTCCTCAACCATAGACAGAATTGCCAAGCCGTTTAATCCTTTGTTGGGAGAAACTTTTGAATATTCCAGACCTGACCAAAACTTTAGATTATTTGTGGAGCAGGTTAGTCATCATCCTCCAATTAGTGCCTGTCGAGCAGAGTCTCCAAAATGGGACTACTACGGGGAAAATGCAGTAGATTCCAAGTTTTATGGGAgatcatttgattttaagCACTTGGGTAAGATGTTTTGTGTCGTTAGACCCGACAAAGGTGTGATAAATAAGAATGGGGAGTGGGTCGAAGAAGAATTGTACAGTTGGAAGAAAGTTAACACAGCTGTGGTGGGTATTATGCTTGGTAATCCCACCGTTGATAACTATGGTAAAATGGTTGTTGAAAACCATACTACTGGTGACATTATTACCGTTGATATGAAGCAACGTGGTTGGAGAGCTTCGTCTGCTTATCAGTTATCGGGACACGCTTTAGATAAAGATGGTGTTGCCCAATGGGCCATGGGAGGTCACTGGAATTCAAAGATTTTTGCAAAGAAGATTGTAAATGGTAACATTCACGAAGGACAAAGTGGTAACCGTAAAATGTCATTACTAGATGACCCAAATGCTCGTGCTGGCATTTCAACCACAGTCAGTAATGATCCATATTCTGGAAGCAAATTTTTGGTGTGGCAAGTTGCTCCGAGACCTAAAGTTCCATTCAATTTGACTGCATTTGCTGTCACCTTGAATGGGCTTGACGATAATTTGAAAGCATGGTTAGCTCCAACTGATACAAGATTGAGACCAGATCAAAGAGACATGGAAGAAGGATTATATGATCGTGCCGCAGATGAAAAACATCGTGTCGAGGTTAAGCAAAGACAGGCTcgaaaaagaagagaagaTAACAAAGAATCCTATGTACCGAATTGGTTTGTTAAGAGAAAGCATCCTGTGACTGGCGATATGTTTTGGGAATATAATGGAAAGTATTGGCCTAGAAGGAAGGCACAAGATTTGGCGAACACGGGAGACATATTTTAG